AAATATTTCGCTTTATATACTATGCTTCCATGACTATCAAAAGTCTCCTCAGTGCTGACAGTTCCTTGTCCTAGAAGAAGTTAGAGGGCAGGGAGCAACTTAAATTTAGAAAACCATCAGTGCAGTCCAATCAGAACAGGAGGGCAAAGATCACTCTGACACAAACTTTGGAGATTTGTTAAGTAGTAACTTCAATACTCTTCTTAAGATAATCCAATCACTTGTGCCCAGCTAGAGTAAACGGCTTCTAGACACCTCAGTGTTATTTATACAAGCTAATTTGTTAATCTTTCCCAGGAGTCAAAGGGTGAAGCAAACAGAAAACGATACGTGCTCGGTTAGACTACTAGGAACCAACATAACTTTTTCAATGTCAAAGGCTGATGACGATATTTAGTTTAGGATGAAACTGGCCGATATAATTCCTATATTTACACAATACCATTTAACAACCGCAAATAAGAGATAAATTATGAAAGTAAACTCTTATATCACACAAAATGAAAAGGAGGTAGTCATCTTAGTCTTATACTGATATCTAGTGGTGTGGatacagagttaaaaaaaaaaaatgaagaaattaataaaaaaaaaaaaaatgtttagttacCAAAAATGCTCTGTTTGCagtcaattacatttatttcattccaCAAGTTgtccaataatatatatatatatatatatatatatatatatatatatatatatatatatatatatatatttacaacacTATATTCAATGTTCACCATTTAGAACATTTACTGATCCTCATGTCTGTTGAAACCCATGAACCCATGAGCAAATCTGGAACAGCTGAAGTGAACTAGAATTACAGTAAAAGGCCATAAGCGTAGGCATATCGTCCATCCGCTCATGGCTATTTGAGGAGATATTTATTGAACAGGAAAGACACTGTGATTATATCGATgcttatttcaacattttcatgTCATATTCTTATTAACTACAAACATCCTAACCTAgattttcacattcatttatCCAATACAATCAAACACACCATGTAAGGGCAGACAAATGTTTGGCTTCAAGaatgtttgcatgtttatttaaacaacCAGGGTTTCCCAACAGGGGTCTATTCATAACCCCCAAGGGTACATAAAGGAATTGTCAGGGTTTGTGAGATTGAAAGGCCAgtgctaaataaaatgtaataagaaaTGCAAATGTTTAGAAGCCTAAGGTAGAAAAACTCATAAAAATCCATGAGCGGAAAACacataacagaattttttttttaaagcatgagcTAGCGCACAAAACGTAAGTATTTTTAATAACTACTAGTATCTAATAAGTACTTGTCACCACTGCAATACATACTAGTCAGACCTGAATAATTGATGTCTGTATGTagcttaaaaataatattagtaaCTAATGGAATGGATACTAGTATCTTAAAAGTACTAGTAGCATGAAAATAGAGTAAATTTCAAGGATTAAATGTAACGTGGCTTGCCATACAGCAACCACTGTCTGCGTCTATAGCTCGACCACGTAAACAACCACGTGAGCTGTTCGTGGAAACATACCCTGAGAACATTGAAGGTCACAAAAATCAAGCAGTACGAGTGCTAACACCATGCTGTCAAATTTCACCCGTTTCCCTATTACGCAATTTTGTGTTTCATAATCCATTTAGTGACGACAGAATGAATTTAGCAGAGCAAACATTAATCGAATCACGTCCAAGAGTCCACAACTAACTTTTCACAATGTTTAAAATGCACAGGGATGGTCAAGGtatttttttgcttcaaaaaaTTTAGCTCTGCAAAATGACTATTAGTGCAGATCTGTATTGGCCAAGATGGCTACATTTTTGTGTTCTTGGTGCCAGGCTGCGGTTTGAGAAGTGTACACTGTGTTCCCTGCAGATGAATGTGAATATGTGTGAGTATAGTAGGCGTGAGACCTCTGGAGGAACCTAAAAACGTGAGCGACTTCTCGAAAGCCATTTAAAAATGTGGAGCACCAACAGGATTTGATGTTGAGACTGACCTTCATGTCCCCTTTACCCGAAACTAAATGTAACCTGCTCCAAAATCTGTCGTTTTTGTACAGTATAATCTCTCTCAAGCACATTTTCATTGTAGGCAACATCGGAATGTGTGAACAATCACAATTAACAGATCGCGAAATCTCGAAACGCACTGGAAAAATACATGATTTCTAGGAAAAATGAAACTTTATGAGACAGATAAGATGGTGCTCACCATTTCTGTCGAGGTGTGCGCGGGACAGGGACTGTCGCGCCAGAGGCACACACCTCTGCCAGGCTGCTCTGCACCCAAACATCGTCCAAACTGAGAGTCCAGCGGAGGAGCAATGAATGACTGAAGAGCGGAGACAGTTGAAGGAGAGGAGGGGACATGAGGGGAGGAGGAACCGCTCGACTAAATCCTCCCTCTGCTGGGAGTCCCTGGCACTGCCTTCGAAGCAAGTGTCTTTATATTCACTCAAATAGCCGTTTTTacttgtattatttgttttatttactgttgCTACTTACAgtacattgcaaaaaaatatcttaattgaatTAAAGTGCCACAGGACGACCCCAGTTTTCATAGATTTATCATGGTGCCAGAAATTACAGTAGGCTACATTTTCCTAATATTAGTGTATGGTTCCAGTTTATTTCTATCCCAAATCTTACGTTGCAGTAACGTTTACAGGGTGTTTGTGTGGCAACCTAATACGAAACATTTCTAACAGTTGTTTTCTATGTTTCATGACTGGATTTGCAGAATGGTTTCTGTGTAACAATCTGTTAGCTGTAGTCGGATTTTTATACCATTCTGTTTAATAGTATGTctatacagtatgtttttctgTGTGGTGAAAAGCTGCATTGATTAATAAGACAGGACATTCTCTAGAGCTCTCTGGCCAATTAATTAATACACTAATTAGATCCTGGTGCAGAGATTTACACCAAACATACTCACTGTTTTGTGTCCATGCATGCTCTCCACTGTATGAAGGTAATGCCAGAAATTCCTAATTTCATCTTTTTACTCAAATCGTTAACTTGTTTCTCCTAAATACATTAACCTGtctcttaaatatttaaaatttaatcttGGAACACCACTGGTTTGTCAACACTGAATGTTGGCTTCAAAAGTCTGATTTAAAAGTTGTATTTACTTAATTAGGATAGACAAAGTTCAAGAATGATTCTGTAATTATTTTGCTTATAAACCACATCATTAGTCTAAATTAAAGGGAACAAAGATTaactatatttaacaatatttatatctTGGCAACTCATGTTTGCTGGAGTCAAGAGAGAGTGACTAGAGGCAAGTTGTATATACACatctttaataaacattattgtACATCATTCAAAAGCAGAGGAAACAGGAAAAACAGAAGATCCACAAAGCACAGTGCAATCGTTGCCCTACAAAGGACACAAACAGTTACTATTACATCATTAGCATGGCATCTCTTAACAAAATGTGCAAATGACACTAACACAGACTAAAGATATACTCACATGTCCTGGTGAATTACTGTAACCCGTTCCGTGTTTTGTACTCATGCACATCAGTGCGGTGCTGTTTAAACAGCTAGTGGGGAACAGAGAGTgtgtttagaaaaataaaaaaaggagttTGTGCATATGTTTGAGAGATCATTCAAAGTGAGTTACCAATGCCCACAAGACAGCAGTGCTCCCAAACGCCAGGCCTACTCTCAGCATGTTTGGCTTGGACGGATCCGGTTTGGAAGCTATAAAGGAATTTCTGCTAATCACTGAAAAGAGagcgtttataattaaaacaatgcTTGATTTATTGGACAGTTTTGGAAACTTTTAACTTCATAGTTTGTATATGAATTCATTTATTAACCCACTGGTGGCAGTtttccaaatatttaaaatgttataatgcacaatgttattattattttttttttagatgtaatcATAGACTGGATGTAATACGTATTAATGTAACAATTATTaagatatttacaaatattttaagtgtCATTGGTTGTAAATGGCAATTAAAACACAATATATGGAGATTACAAATGTTTTCTAAAGCTGTAAATAAATGCCTGTAACATATAAGTAACTCGTACGTGCGATCAAACTAATGTATGAGCTGCTGTGTTGCTATGCTAAGCAAGGTCAGGCCATCCTGCTTTGCAAACTTACATGAGGCTAATAAACAATTGTACCGAGGAAATGTACTGAGACTATAATGTACGTCAAATATAATCCGCATTGTTGTACTACTCACTCTTATTGACAGTTGAAGTCCGCAACAATAACCGATCAAGAGGCATTTTGACAGCGTTTCTCTCCAAGACAAAATGCGATCCTTGCTCGATTAGTTTCCCTGGCTCCTGGAACGGCTGGCCTAGTAGTGGCAAGTAGAGTAATCGATCACGAACGAATGAAACACAGGCGAGTGAACATACAACCAttcaataataatcaaaaactccatattcttaaaaaaatattaaaggttttatttttattgacaatTTTCTCTAAATAGATGCTTTATTCTTTGGTCTCCTGGACAACGATAAATTAAAAACTCCATAGCAATAAAAAATGTCCATGAAAAATACATTATCATCTTTGTTTCTTATTTGAatgatacattaaataaatatataaataaatgcatttagcagacgcttttatctaaagcgacttacagtgcattatcctgaatctataaaataaaaaaaatcctttaaaaatttccccttaaaaatattagtgtatatacaattacatttttttttctgttgaacagaaTGAATAATCTCTAAATGATATCTCTCTAACACACTTTAAACTGAATATATACCATGTAAAGCCACATAACCTCctttacttaattttttacagtaatttccACAAATACTCCAAGTTTTACTACGGTTTATGCATATTTGTCAGCGATAGGCTTTTATAAGTAGCTGTTTCATCAGTTAATAAGTACATTCATTCATGTATGTTCATTAGTACAGTTGTGTGTATATCTCCTATAAATATGCTGTCTTTAACATATTACTTCAGAAGCATTGCTCCCACAAGCCtttacaaatgtataatatatatacatacaaaaagtTAATTTTCACTGCTTCATCCATGGCTTCATCCCCACCTCGGAAACAGCGCACACTCGGCGCATGCGCAGTTCACCACTTGACCCGGGGAGAAGCAGCGTCGCCATTTTGGATCTGAAGGGGGGCCTGCTGTCACCACGTGAAGGCGAGAAGCCCCAGACAGCGAAGTTCGGGGAGCTACTACGATACGGCAGACAATCCGGCCAGAGGATCGCGGATTCCGATTCATGATCAGAGCAAAGTCACGGTGATCAGTACTCAAGAAGAAGACGAAGCATGCCCTCGGTAACTCTGCCGCCGAAGGAGAACGCTCTCTTTAAGAGAATATTGGTAAGTTGGGGAAATATATCTGCAAACGAACGCTGGACTGTTAATAATAGAACGCACGCGTGTGTCAACCCCCTTCCTATTTTAGCCAGGACCTCTCTCCACTGACCTCAAGAGAATCATACTGAGAGTCTCTGCAAGCTAACAGAGAGCATTAATATTGCTTTAATACTCGTAACATGACTATTAGCTCGTGCACGTTCACGCACTTTGAGAGCAGATGAACTTGCCCGACACAGAACGGCTAAAAATCGGTGATTTGATAGCTATGTGGACggaataaacattaaacaattcTAATCAATGTGTTGTTCGATCGTTTCGTGCAGTAAGTCATGTCAAAACACGGGGTTGAAACGATTAGTCACCGTACAAGTGAACAAGATGAAAGTTGTTCCATTTAAAGCAACCCTTACCAAAATAATAACAGAGTATGAAACATACGAAGGCAGTGTGTCGTTTATAGATTTGTTATGCAAGCTTTATTGGAAAAGCACGATTTTAAATACACCGTTATTGTGCATAGACATTTTAATTAGTACCTTGACGCTACCCCTCAAATCTGCTGTCAGATCCTAACTGCAGAAATCACGCACTAACATTAACCATAAGTACATTATATACACATTTGAAAATAGAAACTTTAGTTCATGAATCAGGATTTTTTAGTCCTGTCGAGGGAGGGATTGGACAGAAGTGGGTGTAATGCAAGATGAGtcaattaatattgatattagTTACTTGATATACTGGATATATTGTGTTTAACAGTGTTACTGTTACTGAGATTTAATAATGGTTGAACCTTAAATTTGTCAACCTAGCACAACATTGTAGACACAGTACCGTGTAGCAAATCTGCATTTACCAAAAGCTGCAAAACTTTGATTCCACAGGGTTTTTAATAAGATTAATCCACATAATACAGGTTTAATAGATTAAGAATCAAGTTTActtttaaatggttagttcaccctaGAATTAAACTTCTCACCCTCCAGGGATCCTAGGTgtgtgtgactttcctctttcagaataatctaatcagagttatattaaaagttgtccttgctcttccaagcctttcagtgCGGGTAAGCGgagtttgttgtcaacagttcagaagacgtgaaataaagtgtgtgcatctgtaaaaacgtaaaacatccctcacatggctccgggagGTGAATAAAGGTTTCCTGTAGCTAATCCATATGTTTTTGtcagataaatatccagatttcaaacttaataaacacttttctaacGTCTTCTGACTGTGGGATGCGGAAGAAGGAAGACGAATGTGTTGCACGcacctctgggaaatgtaggagcaggtctcctcttggcttatttcgaaatcctcagacgtttttctttacaaatcctggTTTTGTGCTTCTATTTCGTGAGCggcgttttgttttgttctctctccacgCTCCTCACTAACCATGCAGCGCTTACGAGCTACTACATCCCCTGCATGTCTTCCGgttccccacagtcagcagaattgagaaaaaaagagtttaatacgtttgaaatctggatatttatcttacaaaaatgcatggatcccctacagggggcctttattcacctccCGGAGCTGTGCGAGGGACGTTTTATTAAAGacgtgtgcactttatttcacatacTGTTGAGAACAAACACCCGCTTAACCCCATtaaaaggcttggaagagcaaggacaacttttaatataactctgattagattattctgaaagaggaaagtcacacacACCAAGTATgcctcgagggtgagtagaagatggacaaattctctggtgaacttaccctttaagatTCACACAGAAACCAAAAGAGTATGTGCTGTGGGAAACTGACTTGCTTGACAGGTtggctgtgtctcaaaacctGGCTAGCTGTCTGCCTAGACAGCATTTATGTTCATGTTTCTGGGCAGTTCTGCTTTCTACTCTGATGAGTACTCTGACAGAGAACAAATAGAAATAGTTTTAAACATCCAGATGATGAACTTTTATTGTCATGAAAATCTTTGTGCTTTAAGAAGTAGTTTTTAGGTTGTAGTGACTCAGCACTCAAGAAACAGCCgcaaatgtttgttttacttattgTGAGACAGTCCTGATTTTTGTTATTCCAGAATACAGAGTTAGACAAAAAAGTCATCTGACGATAGTTTATTTGTGTTTTCTAacatgtgtttttgttctgtcacAGTGAGGGAGCTTGAGTTGCTAGAAGACCTTATTTTGATCTAATTTTCTTAGACTCACACATTACTTTTTAGTCATATTAACAATACCAACAGCAGAGCTTAAAGAGGTCTGTCCAATAAACATGATTATGCCAGAGGGCATTCCTTCATGTTACTGTTATGTCAATATTTGGCAGACAGCTCTCCTGGGATGTCTAAACTGTTGTGGTGACCCAAGTAGATTGGAATTTTGTAATCAACATCTCACCATCTTAGCCTTTTTTTCTGAGCCTGCCACAGGCGTT
This genomic stretch from Carassius auratus strain Wakin unplaced genomic scaffold, ASM336829v1 scaf_tig00214077, whole genome shotgun sequence harbors:
- the ndufc1 gene encoding NADH dehydrogenase [ubiquinone] 1 subunit C1, mitochondrial, giving the protein MPLDRLLLRTSTVNKMISRNSFIASKPDPSKPNMLRVGLAFGSTAVLWALLFKQHRTDVHEYKTRNGLQ